CCAGCGGGCCGAATTGCAGGCGACGGCTTTTTTCCGCGATCGGTTCGGCGCTGTCACTGCGTCGCAGCAAGGCCTGAATGCGCGCGAGCAACAGCCGTGGACGCACCGGTTTGCACACGTAATCGTCAGCGCCGAGGTCGAGACCCTGAATCTGGTCAGCATCGTCGGTGCGCGCGGTGAGCATCAGGATCGGCCCGTCGTAACGATCGCGCACCTTGCGGCAAATGCTCAGGCCGTCTTCACCGGGCAGCATCAGGTCGAGGATCACCAGGTCCGGCTGCTCCTTGATGATCCGCGCCGCCGCCAGCGCGCCGTTGCCTTCGATCTCCACGCGCAATCCATTGGCTTGCAGGTATTCGCGGGTGAGTTCGGCCAGACGCTGGTCGTCCTCGACTATCAATACCTGCCAGGCTTCTTGCTCCACCGGTGACCTCTGCTTGCTGTTTTTATTAATAAGGAAGAATGCTCGGCCTGACTCAATTCCCCTGTGGGAGCGGGCTTGCTCGCGAAGACGGCGGCATGGTCAACATGGAAATTGCCTGACCCGCCGCTTTCGCGAGCAAGCCCGCTCCCACATTTTTCCCGTCTTTTTGTCATCTTTCGGGAAGATAAGAATGGGTAAACACTGCCCGATTGTATAAACGGCGTACAGCCAGAACACAAGTCGGCAAATGCGTTCGGACAAGGCGGTTTTTTGTGGTAGGGTTCGCGCCCTTAAAAATCCGCTGAAGCGTTTTTCCCGAGTGAAAAACAGTGACAAACGGTCTAACTCAGCAGGTTCGCGGCCTACACGCGAATCAGCCCTTTCGCACACAATTTACGCACAGGTTTATCCACAGGCTATACGTTGCAATACTCCCCCAAAACGCATTATCTTGTAGCCCGTGCGTAAAAAAACCCTACATGTAGGGGTTTTCGCAAAAAACCAAACACAAACCGGACAGTGAATTCAAGGCTTTTTATTGCCATTGTCGGGTTGAACCAAACGTATTTTCGAAAGCCCAAACCGCGCCTGCGGATGGCTACCGTTTTTCAGTCGACCACGACGATAACGGTACGGGTGTTGCAGTGACGAATCTGCTCCCCGAAAGGAATGCGGTCTCACGCGTATCGCGCGAACCGAAGACTTCGGCATGGAAGCGGCGC
The Pseudomonas fluorescens genome window above contains:
- a CDS encoding response regulator, producing the protein MEQEAWQVLIVEDDQRLAELTREYLQANGLRVEIEGNGALAAARIIKEQPDLVILDLMLPGEDGLSICRKVRDRYDGPILMLTARTDDADQIQGLDLGADDYVCKPVRPRLLLARIQALLRRSDSAEPIAEKSRRLQFGPLVVDNALREAWLSDSGIELTSAEFDLLWLLVSNAGRILSREEIFTALRGIGYDGQDRSIDVRISRIRPKIGDDPDHPRLIKTIRSKGYLFVPEACVDLAL